In Drosophila teissieri strain GT53w chromosome 2R, Prin_Dtei_1.1, whole genome shotgun sequence, the following proteins share a genomic window:
- the LOC122613961 gene encoding tubulointerstitial nephritis antigen-like, giving the protein MSIKCVHLVGLLVLLMGVANAIFDHTLKRDFPGPYCARENTCCKDRHDGCSVPISTTLCYCDEFCDRDDSSDCCPDYRSFCMSEPDPVVSCEHNGVYFSKYNSTWDNCNECRCLDGGRTQCDENLCLTDDAIIHSVNSIQRLGWSARKYDQWWGRKYSEGLKLRLGTKEPTYRVKAMTRLKNPTDGLPSSFNALDKWSNYISEVPDQGWCGASWVLSTTSVASDRFAIQSKGKEAVQLSAQNILSCTRRQQGCEGGHLDAAWRYLHKKGVVDESCYPYTQQRDTCKIRHNSRSLRANGCQTPYNVDRDTFYTVGPAYSLNREADIMAEIFHSGPVQATMRVNRDFFAYSGGVYRQTAANRMAPTGFHSVKLVGWGEEHNGEKYWIAANSWGPWWGERGYFRILRGSNECGIEEYVLASWPYVYNYYNVKSA; this is encoded by the exons ATGTCCATCAAGTGCGTCCACCTGGTGGGCCTTCTGGTCCTGCTAATGGGCGTGGCCAACGCCATTTTCGATCACACACTAAAGAGGGACTTTCCAGGTCCTTACTGCGCCCGGGAGAACACCTGCTGCAAGGATCGGCACGACGGCTGTTCGGTGCCCATCTCAA CCACTCTCTGCTACTGCGATGAGTTCTGCGATCGGGACGATTCCAGCGACTGCTGTCCCGACTACCGCTCCTTCTGCATGAGCGAGCCCGACCCCGTGGTCTCCTGCGAGCACAACGGCGTCTACTTCAGCAAGTACAACAGCACGTGGGACAACTGCAACGAGTGCCGCTGCCTGGATGGCGGCAGGACGCAGTGCGACGAGAATCTGTGCCTCACCGACGACGCCATCATACACAGCGTGAACTCCATCCAAAGACTGGGCTGGTCCGCCCGCAAATATGACCAGTGGTGGGGTCGCAAGTACTCCGAGGGACTGAAGCTGCGTCTGGGCACCAAGGAGCCCACGTACCGCGTGAAGGCGATGACCCGTCTAAAGAACCCCACCGATGGCCTGCCCAGCTCCTTCAACGCCCTGGACAAGTGGTCCAACTACATTTCCGAGGTGCCCGACCAGGGCTGGTGCGGTGCCTCCTGGGTGCTGTCCACCACCTCGGTGGCCAGCGATCGCTTCGCTATCCAGAGCAAGGGCAAGGAGGCCGTCCAGCTGTCCGCCCAGAACATCCTCTCCTGCACACGTCGCCAGCAGGGCTGCGAGGGCGGTCACTTGGACGCCGCCTGGCGCTACCTGCACAAGAAGGGCGTGGTCGACGAGAGCTGCTATCCGTACACCCAGCAACGCGACACCTGCAAGATCCGCCACAACAGCCGCTCGCTGAGGGCCAATGGCTGCCAAACACCATACAATGTGGACAGGGACACCTTCTACACGGTGGGTCCGGCCTACAGCTTGAACCGCGAAGCCGACATTATGGCCGAGATCTTCCACTCCGGTCCCGTACAGGCCACCATGCGGGTTAACAGGGACTTCTTCGCCTACTCAGGCGGCGTTTACCGCCAGACAGCAGCCAACCGAATGGCGCCCACTGGGTTCCACTCGGTGAAGTTGGTCGGCTGGGGAGAGGAGCACAATGGTGAAAAGTACTGG ATCGCAGCGAACTCGTGGGGACCTTGGTGGGGTGAGCGTGGCTACTTCCGCATCCTGCGAGGCTCCAACGAGTGCGGCATCGAGGAGTACGTGCTGGCCTCCTGGCCCTACGTCTACAACTACTACAACGTGAAGTCGGCTTAA
- the LOC122613957 gene encoding vacuolar protein sorting-associated protein 35 — MYPWSSSSYGGQVPSAANVRTMPNGLDDQEKLLAEAIGAARKQAFQMNHFLDKERMLDSLKCASTMLSELRTSVLSPKSYYELYMAVTNELCHLELYLSEKIDKKTDLYELVQYSHTIVPRLYLLITVGIVYIKNDPTLKRSILKDLVEMCRGVQHPLRGLFLRNYLLQCTRNILPDVLVEENEHEGNVYDAIDFVLTNFAEMNKLWVRMQHQGHSSEKTRREKEREELKILVGTNLVRLSQLESATLETYQRLILPGILEQVVSCRDAIAQEYLMECIIQVFPDEFHLKTLDPFLKSCAQLETGVNVKNIIISLIERLAAYNQRSGKTSGNAIDAIIPAEVELFEVFSVQVANIVQTRMDMPLEDTISLQVALLSLAQKVYPDRVDYVDKVLGTTAQILQRMNMNNISHLLSVNQELSRLLRICIDFYNNALTIIQLHNFCPLLEKFDYTSRKSLALYLVMNILDNETLVPTADQADSLLTIITPLIKDDDTNKENGAAAGNTSPDVEEFAEEQGVVARFIHLMRSDEPDMQYKMLQTARKHLGNGGGQRLKHVLPPLVFAAYQLAFKYKAIAEQDENWDKKCQKIVQYCHSTISALAKADLADLALRLYLQGALVIGEIGYTNHETVAYEFMTQAFSLYEDEISDSKAQLAAITLIMSTFEQMSCFGEENAEPLRTNCALAASKLLKKPDQCRGVVACAALFWSGKQNGEQMRDEKRTLDCLKKGARIASQCLDTGVQVQLYVELLNHYLFYFERGNSLITVAMLNQLIAKVNEELPNLEPSEETKQIESHYKNTLAHIRSRMESNDSELEVSFAGITLN, encoded by the exons ATGTATCCCTGGAGCTCCTCCTCGTACGGCGGCCAGGTTCCCAGTGCCGCCAACGTCCGG ACCATGCCGAATGGTTTGGATGACCAGGAGAAGCTGCTCGCCGAGGCTATTGGAGCGGCGAGGAAGCAGGCCTTCCAGATGAATCACTTTCTGGACAAAGAGCGAATGCTGGATTCGCTCAAATGCGCCAGCACCATGCTGAGTGAGCTGCGGACCTCCGTCCTCTCCCCAAAAAGTTACTACGAGCTGT ACATGGCCGTCACCAACGAACTGTGCCACCTGGAGCTGTACCTCAGCGAGAAAATCGACAAGAAAACGGATTTGTACGAGCTCGTTCAGTACTCGCACACTATTGTGCCACGGTTGTACCTCCTCATAACAGTAGGCATTGTGTATATCAAGAATGACCCTACGCTGAAGCGTAGCATTCTGAAGGATCTGGTCGAGATGTGCCGTGGTGTCCAGCATCCGCTGCGAGGTCTCTTCTTGCGCAACTACCTGCTGCAGTGCACCCGCAACATCCTTCCCGATGTGTTGGTGGAGGAGAACGAGCACGAGGGCAATGTCTATGATGCCATCGACTTCGTGCTGACCAACTTCGCCGAGATGAACAAGCTGTGGGTGCGCATGCAGCACCAGGGGCACTCCAGCGAAAAGACGCGACGCGAGAAGGAGCGAGAGGAGCTGAAGATCCTGGTGGGCACTAATCTAGTGCGATTGTCGCAGCTGGAGTCGGCCACTCTGGAGACCTACCAGCGGCTCATTCTACCGGGCATTCTCGAGCAGGTGGTCAGCTGTCGGGATGCAATTGCACAGGAATACCTGATGGAGTGCATCATCCAGGTCTTCCCCGACGAGTTTCACCTAAAGACACTTGACCCCTTCCTAAAGTCCTGCGCTCAGCTGGAGACCGGCGTTAATGTGAAGAACATCATAATTTCGCTGATCGAACGACTGGCTGCCTATAACCAGCGAAGTGGCAAG ACTAGTGGCAATGCCATCGATGCCATCATACCCGCCGAGGTGGAACTGTTTGAAGTTTTCAGTGTGCAAGTGGCAAACATCGTGCAGACCCGAATGGACATGCCGTTGGAGGACACCATATCGTTGCAGGTTGCTCTGCTGAGCCTGGCTCAGAAGGTGTATCCTGATCGAGTAGACTATGTAGATAAGGTGCTGGGCACAACCGCACAAATTCTGCAGCGCATGAACATGAACAA CATCTCCCATCTGCTATCTGTGAACCAGGAGTTATCCCGCCTTCTGCGCATCTGCATCGACTTTTACAACAACGCCTTGACCATTATTCAGCTTCATAACTTTTGCCCGCTGCTTGAAAAGTTTGATTACACTTCCCGTAAATCGCTGGCCCTGTACCTAGTTATGAATATCTTGGACAACGAGACCCTAGTTCCGACAGCTGATCAGGCGGATAGTCTGCTGACCATCATTACGCCGTTGATTAAGGATGATGACACGAACAAGGAGAACGGTGCGGCAGCAGGAAATACGAGTCCGGATGTCGAGGAGTTTGCCGAAGAGCAGGGGGTTGTGGCACG aTTCATTCACCTCATGCGCTCCGATGAACCCGACATGCAGTATAAAATGCTGCAGACCGCCCGAAAGCATCTGGGAAATGGGGGCGGCCAAAGACTGAAGCATGTCCTACCTCCGCTTGTCTTCGCCGCCTACCAACTAGCCTTCAAGTACAAGGCAATCGCCGAGCAGGATGAGAACTGGGACAAGAAGTGTCAGAAAATCGTGCAGTACTGCCACAGCACCATCAGTGCGCTGGCCAAAGCCGATCTCGCAGACCTGGCTCTGCGTCTTTACCTGCAAGGTGCCCTGGTCATTGGGGAGATCGGTTATACGAATCACGAAACTGTCGCATACGAATTCATGACTCAGGCCTTCTCCCTGTACGAAGACGAGATATCCGACTCCAAGGCCCAGTTGGCAGCCATAACGCTAATCATGTCCACTTTCGAACAAATGTCCTGCTTCGGTGAAGAGAACGCTGAGCCGCTCAGAACGAATTGTGCGCTGGCTGCATCGAAATTGCTGAAAAAACCGGATCAATGTCGCGGAGTTGTGGCCTGTGCGGCGCTCTTCTGGAGTGGAAA GCAAAACGGCGAGCAGATGCGTGACGAGAAGCGAACTCTGGACTGCCTGAAGAAGGGTGCTCGAATCGCTTCGCAGTGCTTGGATACCGGGGTGCAAGTTCAATTGTATGTGGAGCTGCTGAATCACTATCTCTTTTACTTCGAACGCGGCAATTCACTTATCACTGTGGCGATGCTCAACCAG CTAATTGCCAAGGTGAACGAGGAGCTGCCCAACCTGGAGCCCAGCGAGGAGACCAAACAGATCGAGAGCCATTACAAgaacacactggcacacatcCGCAGTCGCATGGAATCCAATGACTCGGAGCTGGAAGTCTCCTTTGCGGGCATAACTCTCAATTAG
- the LOC122613958 gene encoding mediator of RNA polymerase II transcription subunit 16: MTILYKVEGKEFSKDSVFPHKNVLCSVSARNIVAFSALQSAIVPASHGGDAGDGSLPGAGLGVGASNSHVYVCDIVTPWEYYKVCSSKSLISVLQWSPNGEQLLLGYVGGRVEIWRPRNQSINLWGLQYHATVPSEDIIEAQFFHNGKGVIFNALKKDHTYYAEKFERIEQQRPTLSGFGGVASEGFVLLTSSGLLAAFSLPGIQKIAPGGGAAEGPAHEVVELTPTLHSIGISRSFIEHCSMTPSPTGALSIAFSCGWQQQLVQCFKVSLSLEGELGLEQHLAIKSESQTSIFLGPLDGRRISHLKWTRVANDDVIFIAYACPDGAGSQLEQWTLTRRHQSVHALLQGGGGANNKPNEFVQSESWEQVGKVQLNASLADISVTRLSVSAPDSCQVYAILQDNSVQVLEPNSMKQLNHTQFDKVSDASGGVKFVSGDLTPSSQMLLIFDSHAQLHAMQAPLLKQGGSGLLLLEYCIVTGCDASDVLLLNLGNLEALVEKLTDNFTRQPSFVRHFYYANFLALKSNICRVQQQEFDNLIILHAISTTFKSLLRPSDLGFQDKGPADNLAIKLAESIPDVDTVMLNLDAKDFTVEPVMLQSLQQLIQWVTDLALNMLHRLPEEVMKSKLSGKRPSYDISRDIVAISSLRELLVMIRIWGLLNTQCLPVYTKTMDNIDVLVILFRLLTRLAQNPAEPDEMLLDECSLLSKQLLIPQPTKFNPTTLLSAQGFAAVKSGQLQFTSLVEPTCLQDMETEEVVFARSIKDGVSNLQLGARPSNIRRCARCGFVFVNNASKVAKTSALKAWFSKWLHCHCGGFWKQVH, translated from the coding sequence ATGACGATTTTATACAAAGTGGAGGGCAAGGAGTTCAGCAAGGACAGTGTATTTCCGCACAAGAACGTCCTCTGCTCAGTTTCCGCGCGGAATATCGTTGCGTTTAGCGCACTGCAGAGTGCCATTGTTCCGGCGTCCCACGGAGGAGATGCAGGCGATGGATCCTTGCCAGGAGCGGGGTTGGGCGTAGGAGCTAGCAACAGCCACGTGTACGTGTGTGACATCGTGACGCCGTGGGAATACTACAAGGTGTGCTCCTCCAAGTCGCTAATCAGTGTTCTCCAGTGGAGTCCCAACGGCGAGCAGCTGCTGCTAGGATACGTCGGCGGTCGCGTCGAGATCTGGCGGCCGAGGAACCAGTCCATTAACCTGTGGGGGCTGCAGTACCACGCCACCGTGCCCAGCGAGGACATCATCGAGGCACAGTTCTTTCACAACGGCAAGGGCGTAATCTTCAATGCGCTGAAGAAGGATCACACCTACTATGCGGAAAAGTTCGAGCGGATAGAGCAGCAGAGACCCACTCTCAGCGGATTCGGCGGAGTGGCCAGCGAGGGATTCGTGCTACTCACTTCCTCTGGCCTGCTGGCCGCCTTTAGTCTGCCCGGAATCCAAAAGATAGCTCCCGGGGGAGGAGCAGCTGAGGGCCCGGCCCACGAGGTCGTCGAGCTGACACCCACGCTCCACAGCATCGGCATTTCGCGCAGCTTCATCGAACACTGCAGCATGACGCCAAGTCCAACGGGAGCCCTCAGTATCGCTTTCAGCTGTGGCTGGCAGCAACAGTTGGTGCAATGCTTTAAGGTCTCGCTTTCCTTGGAGGGCGAACTGGGTCTGGAGCAGCACTTGGCCATTAAATCCGAGTCCCAGACCAGCATATTCCTAGGTCCTCTTGACGGGAGGCGGATCAGTCACCTAAAATGGACACGGGTGGCCAACGATGATGTGATTTTCATAGCCTACGCTTGTCCGGATGGTGCTGGCAGTCAACTGGAGCAGTGGACGTTGACACGCCGGCACCAAAGTGTCCACGCCCTGCTCCAGGGCGGAGGAGGTGCCAACAACAAGCCAAATGAGTTCGTGCAATCGGAAAGCTGGGAGCAGGTTGGCAAGGTACAGCTAAATGCATCCTTGGCGGATATCAGCGTAACGCGACTATCGGTATCAGCGCCGGACTCTTGCCAAGTGTACGCCATTCTTCAAGACAACAGCGTCCAGGTGCTGGAACCCAACTCGATGAAGCAGCTTAATCACACCCAGTTTGATAAGGTATCCGACGCCAGTGGTGGAGTTAAGTTCGTTAGCGGCGACTTGACACCCAGCAGCCAAATGCTTCTAATCTTTGATAGCCATGCGCAATTGCACGCCATGCAAGCACCTTTGCTGAAGCAAGGAGGATCgggtttgctgctgctggaataTTGCATCGTTACAGGTTGCGATGCCAGCGATGTGCTACTCCTTAATCTGGGAAACCTGGAGGCTCTGGTGGAAAAGCTAACCGACAACTTTACGCGGCAACCGTCCTTTGTGCGGCACTTTTACTATGCCAATTTCCTGGCCCTCAAATCCAACATATGCcgagtgcagcagcaggagttTGACAATCTGATTATTCTACACGCAATATCCACCACATTCAAGAGCCTCCTGCGGCCCTCTGATCTGGGCTTCCAGGATAAAGGACCTGCCGATAACTTAGCCATAAAGCTGGCCGAATCCATTCCGGATGTCGATACCGTGATGCTCAACCTGGACGCCAAGGACTTCACTGTGGAGCCGGTGATGCTGCAAAGTCTACAGCAACTGATTCAGTGGGTCACAGACCTGGCGCTTAACATGCTGCACCGTCTGCCCGAGGAAGTTATGAAGAGCAAGCTCTCCGGGAAGCGGCCAAGCTACGACATCAGCAGAGACATCGTGGCCATCAGCAGTCTGCGCGAGCTTCTGGTTATGATCCGCATTTGGGGCCTGCTGAACACCCAGTGCCTGCCCGTCTACACCAAGACAATGGACAACATCGATGTGCTAGTGATTCTGTTTCGTTTACTGACTCGCCTGGCCCAGAATCCTGCGGAGCCGGACGAAATGCTTCTGGACGAGTGCAGCCTGCTGTCCAAGCAGCTGCTGATTCCGCAGCCCACAAAGTTCAACCCCACCACGCTGCTGAGTGCCCAAGGATTCGCGGCCGTAAAGTCGGGACAGCTGCAGTTCACCTCCCTGGTGGAGCCAACTTGTTTGCAGGACATGGAGACGGAAGAAGTGGTCTTCGCCCGCTCCATAAAAGATGGCGTAAGCAATCTCCAACTGGGCGCCCGACCCAGCAACATCCGGAGGTGCGCCCGCTGCGGATTCGTCTTCGTTAATAACGCCAGCAAGGTGGCCAAGACGTCGGCCCTCAAGGCGTGGTTCAGCAAGTGGCTGCACTGTCACTGCGGGGGCTTCTGGAAGCAGGTTCACTAG
- the LOC122613962 gene encoding uncharacterized protein LOC122613962, translating to MSISAVDRKEQAAVGNALGRRYGQLLHGAKYTDCVFHVCEEQVKCHKLILCSASPVFEAMFFGPMQNHEPEPEIEIPDISAAIFKVLVEYIYTGVVDYNGLELVACIELYYAAEKYLLEELIADTLMAITRKLRFANILPALELSVCMGLDGLLEVCMTFFMRCCVNNGQYMSHLKEHYVHVSKECVKAIIAACKEPHKLLIWYVYEWTRQECEQLGLGPSDADLVVHDLGGKTSDWPAAAGANDLESPALTPVVSVERCYYKACRPFTVDAESPVSRLRLKCARFISLMGLVLNSRLTPNRLGHVQQLEYRESLRLDLCEVPAESDGPATAPVWSHVVQGQSTKYNCDLHLGWRREEACVLNPELTYELQIHWDSSAYGAEYPCSLQSCQADGIRFIDEDSFSGSLVKGLRYANLV from the coding sequence ATGAGCATCTCAGCGGTGGATCGCAAAGAGCAGGCTGCTGTGGGCAACGCTCTGGGTAGGCGTTATGGGCAGCTGCTCCATGGAGCCAAGTACACAGATTGTGTGTTCCACGTGTGCGAGGAGCAGGTGAAGTGCCACAAGCTCATCCTATGCTCCGCCAGTCCCGTTTTCGAGGCCATGTTCTTTGGTCCTATGCAAAACCACGAGCCCGAGCCGGAAATCGAAATCCCCGACATAAGTGCAGCCATCTTTAAGGTGCTGGTGGAGTACATCTACACGGGCGTCGTTGACTACAATGGTCTGGAGCTGGTGGCCTGCATCGAGCTGTACTACGCGGCTGAGAAGTAtttgctggaggagctgatcGCCGACACGCTGATGGCCATCACCCGCAAGCTGCGCTTCGCCAACATCCTGCCCGCTCTGGAGCTAAGTGTTTGCATGGGCCTCGACGGGCTGCTGGAGGTGTGCATGACCTTTTTCATGCGATGCTGTGTTAATAATGGACAGTATATGAGCCACCTTAAGGAGCACTATGTGCACGTGTCCAAGGAGTGTGTGAAGGCCATCATAGCGGCGTGTAAGGAGCCGCACAAGCTGCTCATCTGGTATGTTTACGAGTGGACGCGCCAGGAGTGCGAGCAGCTGGGTCTGGGTCCCAGTGATGCCGACTTAGTAGTGCACGACTTGGGTGGCAAGACGAGTGATTGGCCAGCGGCTGCGGGTGCTAATGATTTGGAATCACCTGCCCTAACTCCGGTGGTTTCGGTGGAGCGCTGCTATTACAAGGCCTGTCGGCCCTTCACAGTGGATGCCGAATCTCCGGTGTCTCGCCTGCGTCTTAAGTGCGCTAGGTTTATCTCACTAATGGGCTTGGTCCTGAACAGCAGGCTGACCCCCAACCGATTGGGTCACGTCCAGCAGCTGGAGTACCGCGAATCGCTGCGCCTAGATCTATGCGAGGTACCCGCAGAAAGCGATGGCCCTGCCACGGCGCCCGTGTGGAGCCATGTTGTCCAGGGGCAGAGCACGAAGTACAACTGCGATTTGCATCTTGGCTGGCGGCGCGAAGAGGCCTGTGTGCTGAATCCGGAGCTGACCTATGAGCTGCAGATCCACTGGGACAGCAGTGCTTACGGGGCGGAGTATCCGTGCAGCCTGCAGTCCTGCCAGGCGGACGGAATCCGGTTCATCGACGAGGACAGCTTTAGCGGAAGTCTCGTCAAGGGACTGCGGTACGCCAATCTGGTGTAA
- the LOC122613964 gene encoding uncharacterized protein LOC122613964, with translation MDWLWEKTLDFWCSLFGDNEHDDSTKDSAPSLTTSPIPQSIKRKSRVRFSRSTIRKLQLNELEQLGSTNAFFNFLLAQRIRQVGLLGLNYLDVLKSHRLISGQHIWHSMDEEERRPYLKLAESIRHHEMETFQDRRKLDEIGYQMYACQKRAKIAENSERTAPRDWETQLRRDLKSKSLGERSPKPTKIS, from the coding sequence ATGGACTGGCTCTGGGAGAAGACGTTGGATTTCTGGTGCTCACTCTTTGGCGACAACGAGCATGATGACTCGACTAAAGACTCAGCACCATCACTCACGACTTCGCCGATACCTCAGTCCATCAAACGTAAATCCCGTGTGAGATTCAGCCGCAGCACCATACGAAAACTACAACTCAACGAACTGGAACAGTTGGGCTCCACAAATGCCTTCTTCAATTTCCTGCTCGCCCAGCGGATTCGGCAAGTGGGCTTGCTGGGTCTCAACTACTTGGATGTGTTGAAGTCCCACCGCCTAATTTCGGGGCAACACATATGGCACTCCATGGATGAAGAGGAGCGGAGACCCTACCTAAAACTGGCCGAAAGTATTCGGCATCATGAGATGGAAACCTTTCAGGATAGAAGGAAACTTGATGAGATCGGCTACCAAATGTATGCGTGCCAAAAAAGAGCCAAGATCGCTGAGAACTCGGAACGCACAGCGCCAAGAGATTGGGAGACGCAGCTGAGGAGAGACCTGAAATCGAAATCGCTTGGAGAACGTTCCCCCAAACCGACTAAGATCAGTTGA
- the LOC122613963 gene encoding uncharacterized protein LOC122613963 — MHLSPGQLKVVLILALLQELQVKPQREVFQELFEKDLRLCPDCFFGQSEMCGEIFQRIAEPSDWSKLWKAISLLVDRRAIHFLSLKNQNQVVAKRKIIDAQIDQIKNVKKAFFELEERPGGFHLCRTPARKPRFVSYLEQRGHASASVWFYMMHYVSPLLMKELYLQGFPVPTTYASCGLTHFQSYAGRTLPNYFEAEEGLRVELALQLIQLSLKLTFGFSDFRIILTDFTGDNFAYDEHTKKVYLIDLDSVVLVDASTTTGQAEKYEPLPGEGFTFDVSAFCSGHQLDANIYQACLLLRDYLLKNLDNERLQLLLEQCVACQDDFCDMRFQHAYDLIKELDSKN, encoded by the coding sequence ATGCACCTGTCGCCCGGGCAACTGAAAGTGGTGCTCATTTTGGCCCtgctgcaggagctgcaggtGAAGCCGCAGCGGGAGGTGTTCCAGGAGCTCTTCGAGAAGGATCTGCGCTTGTGTCCAGACTGTTTCTTCGGACAAAGTGAGATGTGTGGGGAAATCTTTCAGAGAATTGCAGAGCCCTCGGATTGGAGTAAACTTTGGAAAGCCATTTCCTTGCTCGTTGATCGTCGAGCGATTCATTTCCTAAGTCTTAAAAACCAGAATCAGGTGGTGGCCAAGAGAAAGATCATTGATGCGCAGATCGAtcagatcaaaaatgtgaaGAAAGCATTCTTCGAACTAGAGGAGCGACCTGGTGGCTTCCATCTCTGCCGAACTCCGGCAAGGAAACCCCGCTTCGTTTCGTACTTGGAGCAGCGTGGACATGCCTCCGCCAGTGTGTGGTTCTACATGATGCACTACGTCAGTCCGCTGCTCATGAAGGAACTGTATCTGCAAGGCTTTCCAGTGCCTACCACCTACGCCTCCTGCGGTCTCACACATTTCCAATCCTACGCAGGACGTACGTTGCCTAATTACTTCGAAGCCGAAGAAGGTCTGCGTGTGGAGCTGGCTCTCCAGTTGATCCAGCTCTCGCTCAAGCTGACTTTTGGCTTCTCGGACTTTCGCATTATTTTAACCGATTTCACCGGCGATAATTTCGCTTACGACGAACATACCAAAAAGGTGTACCTCATTGATTTGGACTCCGTGGTACTGGTGGACGCTTCAACCACAACAGGACAAGCCGAAAAATACGAGCCTCTGCCCGGCGAGGGATTTACATTCGATGTCTCGGCTTTTTGCTCCGGCCACCAGCTGGATGCCAATATCTACCAGGCGTGCCTTTTGCTAAGGGATTACTTGCTTAAGAATCTGGACAACGAaaggctgcagctgctcctggagCAGTGTGTGGCATGCCAAGATGACTTCTGTGATATGCGTTTCCAACATGCTTACGACCTAATAAAAGAGCTCGATAGCAAAAATTAG